The genomic window CCGACACCGGTGCTCTGCGACAGGCCGAGCCCGCCTTCGGTCGTCGAGTAGTACAGGTAGTAGCCGAGGATGGTGACCATCCCGTAGTAGGAGAACCGTTCCCAGAGCTCCACTCCGAACAGGTTGGTCAGGCCGATCGGGTGGCCGAAGAGAGTCCGTCCCGCGACCGATTGCTCAGCCGTTGTTGCTTCCGACATCCTCAGACCATCCCATGTTTCGCTCGATTCTTCGGCATCAACACCGAAATCTCGAACATCCTCGCAGCATGCAGCGGATTACGCGACATGCAAGACTGCGAATCAGTACCGAATCCGCAGAATCGCCGCCCGACGGAGCATCGGTCCCGCCACCAGGCGAGGCGTTTCCTCCGGTCCCGGCTGGGCATCCGAGAGACACCGGGTCGCGGTGGCGAACACTCAGCCACCGCAGCGGGCCCACCCTGACGATGGAAAGTGACGCACGAATGGAACCTGTGGAGATCACGGTGACCGCCTCGGTGGAGGACACGTTCGCGGTGCTGGCCGACGGCTGGCTGTACGCGCTCTGGGTGGTCGGCGCCTCGCACATTCGCGATGTCGATGCCGGTTGGCCCGCGGTCGGGACCCGCATCCACCACAGCGTCGGCCCGTGGCCGCTGACTCTGTCCGACACCACGAAGGTGCACGACGTGGACCCGCCGCGGATGCTGGAGTTGGAGGCGCGGCTGTGGCCGGTCGGTTCGGCGTGGATCCGGTTGGAACTGGCCGAGATCACGCCGGACAGTACCCGGGTCAGCATGTACGAACGCGCGATCAGCGGGCCCGCGACCCTGGTGCCCGACGGGGTCCAGGAATTGTTGCTGGTGCCGCGCAACAAGGAATCACTGTCGAGGCTGGCAGATCTGGTCG from Nocardia iowensis includes these protein-coding regions:
- a CDS encoding SRPBCC family protein; translation: MEPVEITVTASVEDTFAVLADGWLYALWVVGASHIRDVDAGWPAVGTRIHHSVGPWPLTLSDTTKVHDVDPPRMLELEARLWPVGSAWIRLELAEITPDSTRVSMYERAISGPATLVPDGVQELLLVPRNKESLSRLADLVVGRARKTEEETPRP